In one Chitinophaga sancti genomic region, the following are encoded:
- the lptC gene encoding LPS export ABC transporter periplasmic protein LptC yields MKKIITRLAFLWVLLAAVSCENDMQAVMNLDKKAAAVEEGKKINSLYSQNGHVKANLTAPTMLRHLAAPIYVEFNHGLKVLFYNDTLSVESTLTARYGKYFENDANIFLKDHVVVVNKKGERLDCEELNWDSKKQQFISNTRVRISTVTDTLYGTGLISNQDFTDYTIMHPTGPFVVQDTTMLD; encoded by the coding sequence ATGAAGAAGATCATTACGCGTTTAGCGTTTCTATGGGTTTTGCTGGCTGCCGTATCGTGCGAGAACGATATGCAGGCTGTTATGAACCTCGATAAAAAAGCCGCTGCTGTAGAGGAAGGGAAGAAAATCAACTCCCTGTACAGTCAGAATGGTCACGTAAAGGCCAATCTGACAGCTCCTACCATGCTTCGCCACCTGGCGGCACCTATCTACGTTGAGTTCAATCACGGGCTGAAAGTATTGTTTTACAACGATACCCTGAGTGTAGAGAGCACATTGACAGCCCGTTATGGCAAATACTTTGAGAACGATGCCAATATCTTCCTGAAAGACCATGTAGTAGTGGTGAACAAAAAAGGAGAAAGGCTGGACTGCGAAGAGCTGAACTGGGATTCCAAGAAGCAGCAGTTTATTTCAAATACCAGGGTGAGGATCAGCACGGTTACAGATACCCTGTATGGTACGGGCCTGATTTCCAACCAGGATTTTACAGATTATACGATTATGCATCCTACCGGTCCTTTTGTGGTACAGGACACTACGATGCTTGATTAA